One Aspergillus oryzae RIB40 DNA, chromosome 2 genomic window carries:
- a CDS encoding uncharacterized protein (predicted protein): MVKPLTFKGDKPKKTKKRSAPYPPSKPTTTKLTQEETAEQENTAEDQSWVSADAPSDIAGPVIIVLPSDPPTCIASDANGKVFASEIENLIEGDPGTAEPHDVRQVWVATRVAGTEGISFKGQHGKYLGCDNYGILSAASSAISHQESFVVIPSEMPGSFCLQTGGGDKETFVSVTEGKSSKAASGRVVEVRGDATSLSFETTMRIRMQARFKPRIKASKETKAKEKISRKELEEIVGRRLDDDEVRRLKRARKEGNFHEEVLDVRVRGKHDKFA, encoded by the exons ATGGTAAAACCACTAACCTTCAAAGGCGACAAGCCcaaaaagaccaaaaagcGCAGCGCGCCCTACCCACCCAGCAAACCAACCACAACGAAACTCACACAAGAAGAAACCGCCGAGCAAGAAAACACAGCCGAAGATCAGAGCTGGGTGTCAGCGGACGCGCCCTCGGACATCGCGGGCCCCGTTATCATCGTTCTCCCCTCCGACCCTCCGACCTGCATAGCTAGCGACGCCAATGGGAAGGTCTTCGCGAGCGAGATCGAGAATTTGATTGAGGGGGATCCGGGCACGGCGGAGCCGCATGATGTTCGGCAGGTTTGGGTTGCGACGAGGGTTGCGGGTACGGAGGGGATTAGTTTTAAGGGGCAGCATGGGAA GTATTTGGGCTGCGACAATTATGGAATTCTGAGTGCCGCGTCATCGGCTATTTCGCATCAGGAGTCGTTTGTTGTTATTCCGTCCGAGATGCCTGGATCGTTCTGTTTACAgactggtggtggtgataaGGAGACGTTTGTTTCTGTTACGGAGGGGAAGTCGAGTAAGGCGGCAAGCGGGAGGGTGGTTGAGGTTCGGGGCGATGCCACGAGTCTCTCGTTTGagacgacgatgaggattCGCATGCAGGCGCGGTTCAAGCCGCGGATTAAGGCGAGTAAGGAGACgaaggcgaaggagaagattaGTCGGAAGGAGTTGGAAGAGATTGTCGGGCGGAgactggatgatgatgaggtgaggaggttgaagagggcgaggaaggaagggaatTTCCATGAGGAGGTGCTGGATGTTAGGGTTAGGGGGAAGCATGATAAGTTTGCTTGa